Part of the Nicotiana tabacum cultivar K326 chromosome 20, ASM71507v2, whole genome shotgun sequence genome, CGAAGTATTTTCTTTCTGAGAATAACTTTTATTATACCAAACATAATCGAAATACCGCATATACTTAACTTTTATTCTCCTATATTTCTTTAATGTAGGTGATGGAATCGCGATTAAAGGGCAAGCTTATGGAGTTCGAAGCATTCGAGTGGATGGCAATGATGCTCTTGCAGTTTATAGTGCTATTCGTGCTGCTCGTAAAATGGCAATAAAGGAACAAAGGCCAATATTAGTCGAGGTGAAATTCATCTCTCTCATATATATGTTGTGATACAActaaatatagttcaagttacTCATATATATGTTGTGATACAActaaatatagttcaagttacGAATGACGTTGAATCTCAAGGATCTATATAAAAACTACATGCACGGTGCACAAGGCATCCCGTATTCACACAGGGTCCGAGGAACAAAGGCGAAGCTAGACCTTCGCTTACGGGTTAATTAAGTATTTGTTTTGTGAAATTCATGGAATATGTACAAATGATTAATTTAAAATCAAGTGACGTAAAAGAACCAGATACTGAACCCGTAAGCTTCAAATTTTGGTTCCGCGTCTACCGAGGAAGAGCCGCACCCAAAGAGATATGATATAATCCAAGCATTAGTGGTTGGTTCCTGGCTCGAACACATAACCTATAGGTCAGAAGACAACTTTAATTTAGCGTTGATCTAGGACCCCTTTCAGGAACTTGACTACTATTCATCTTAGCAGTATTATAAAGATACTATTCCTTTGCTTATAAAACTTCATTTGTACGTATATAACACTTGTTAGGCCATGGCTTATCGAGTGGGCGACCATGCATCGTCTGATGATTCTACCAAGTACCGATCCAAGGAGGAAATTGAGTACTGGAGAAGACGAAGCTCAGTCGCCAGATTCAGAAAATGGATACAGAAAAATGGTTGGTGGAGTGATGTAGAGGAATTCGAATTCCGGGGAAATATCAGAGAGCaggttcaaaattcaaaattcaaaaatgtcTATTTGATTTTCTTCTAACCTATTACagtatttatttgtttaattatCTATTTAATTAATGTAGGTGTTGCAAGCAATTCAAGTTGCTGAGAAAGAAGAGAAACCTCCGTTGGTAGATTTGTTTACAGATGTTTATGACCAAATACCATCAAATCTTCAAGAACAAGAGAGGTATATTAGAGATGCTGTGAAGAGAGGTCCAAAAGAGTATCCTTCTAATATGACTCTATAggctatgtatatatatatctcctCTGGTTATAGATAAGTACAGGAGCTTGCTACATTTTCTAGAATTTTCAATCTGAAATTGGCCCCCTTGAAATCCAGTAATATCCTAGATGTAATATGATACAgtaatatgtgtgtgtgtgtgtaatctGAAACTGCACGAACTATCCAAGTTAAATGAAGTTTGAACTCGTTTATCTTCTTTGCAAATGGATGTTGTATGTTCCTACCATAAACTAGTTTTGTCTTCAACTCTACTAAGAGAAAACTGATTATATGAATAAAGCGATGACAAATTATTCTTTTCAATAAGTAATCGACACAGCCAAAACAAGGCAATGTAATCAAGGTGGAGGCAAACAGATACTCTAACTGAAGAAAGAATTGAGAGTTTctccctttttaaaaaaaatttaaaacatgcACTTACTCTATTTTCACTGTTTACTAATAAGAATTAAAGTCAATGATCTATTATACGTAACTATAATTTAGTTTTGGTTAATTATAATGAAGTTGACATGGAGCTACTATACAGCCGATACACCTAGTCGATAAAGCTAATGGGGACTATACTTTAAAACTAATGATCAAAATAATTAGTAGTACTATTTTAGTCTGGTatatcacaattcacaaacataGAGAATGTTGGGCTATACCCTTGGGTGCAAACGAGAAATATAGTTTCtcaacttcatttttttttttttcataaaccAGTCAAACAAGCCACTCTAAGGTACCAAATCCCCCTTTCACCAGCCATAGATCGAGGGACGGAAGGAGAGAGAAGAGGGAGATTATGTAACTTCTCATGTTTTAAATGGCAAGCTTTAAAATCCTTAACATATTAAATTGGCACCAAAGAAACTAGAAGAAAATAGATGCACTGTGTTCAAGCCTCAGATAGAACTATCAGCTGCTCAATAATGTACACATTACAATGAAGCCGGATTGGAGTATTTGCAATTTTCAGTAATCTTACAAACATTAGAAATTGAATCACTTCGAAAAATTTCTGAAGATAACATTAGTGAGGTGAGATGAGTAATACCTGTCTCCTCCCGATCATCCCCTTTCACCGCTAAATGAATCGACTAATCAATCTACctagtattttcttttccttattttgaaGCTGGATGAGCGTATAACATCATCATCAGTATTGAGTGTTGCCTCGAGAGCTGTCATGGATTCGGGTTTGGTAAAGTAAGTAAACAGCAAGTAGATCCCGTCCAAGTAAGTATTGGTTTCTCCAGCTTTATTTTTCCTCCTGATGCTGTAGGCAAGGGGAATAACCCCTCGGTTGAACACCTCCACATACATGCCACCACCAGCAACAAGCAACTGTccaaggaaaagaaaagcaaaaagacattGGAGAACACCTGGAAACACTTGTCTAAGACCCAACGGTTGAACCTTATTTCAAATATGACCATCTTGTGTGCAATTGAACTTAAGGGAAGAAAACACAGGACTTTGTATAGCTTTGTAAGGTAAATACTAACAATCTGCGATGCATGaagatagatatatagattatatGCAGTGTAAAAGATCAGAATTGTAGCAACAATTTAGACACCAATTCAAGCTTGAGCTGAAATCAAAATGATACTGACGGGATGAAATTCTCTTAAAAAGAATCCAAATTAGGTACTTATTGCTGAAATAAGAAGACATATCTGATAAAGCAAAATGGTtatgttctaattaagcatgTTGTTGACTTTAGATAGTAACTGCTTGGAGAGGATGAAGGTGAGTGTGAGAGATATTGAATCTGGTCAAGAACTGATTGCAAGAAACAATGTTATTCTGGTCAATCAGAATAGGGAGGACGGAAAAAAGAGGTTGCGAGGCCCTAAAGAAGAAAAGCAGGTTTGTCGCACTTTATGCAGACGGAGACTTTGAGTGAGGTAGTCGAGGCTCAGAGAGGAGACACTTCTTAGATTTATCGTTAGACCTACAGTTGTCATAGGTTGTACTTCAGTTTCTTAAGGGGAAATGAAAGTAACACAGGTCATACCCTTATCACTTGGCTATGAGAACTTTGGTGATGGTGGGCTGAAGAGCGATTACCAAACCAGAGAAAATGAGATCAGTGCATAAAGGGCATCAAGGATAAGAGATTCCCATGTTCGGGAAAAGAATAAATGGTACAGAAATCTAGTTGTTTTTTGTTTCCTTCCCTCCCAAACCCCGGTAGGTTGGGCTCAAGTAAGTTTTTGTATGGTTAAATGGAGCAGTTGAGCCAGAAAACAAATAGATTGGAAACATTAGCACTTATTGTTGCATCTATTTGACAGTAAATGTTTGAAAAGTAGAATTGcaaagaaatttggaaaaaacatAGGTGAAATGGTGGAGGAGGGGAAGATGTATGCtcagattttctttgatatagaATTTCAACATATAAAgtttcctcttttttctcttGGTATATCATGGATTTCACACACTGCAGAACATTTTTTCCATTCATTTGACTGAAAGATGAGACATAGTTCGTTGCCATTGAGTAATCCTTTTGCGTAATTCTATGTAATTTTTTTCCCATGCTTCACCAAATCTCTATCTTTCTAATAGAAGTTGTTGTAGTTCTGAAAATGAGGGGCAAATTAAAATAACAAGCTTCAACATAGTGATAAGAGGAAAAATGACGACAATAATAGCAATCTGTTGATCAAGATATTACGTGCCAAGCAGGTCTTTTTTCCCTTAAAATGTATTTCCCATAGGACCCAAGACTAGATAATCCAATAAGTGAATAAACTGTTGAGACAGAAGGGAAATCCCTCCCTACACTGCTTTGCTCCTCTCTCCCTAAATGAAACATGAACTTCCATTCAGAAAGTACCATTAGACTGAAAAGCTCATATTTTTCACAACAGTGCCTAAATGCCAATGAGGGAAATGAAAAAGGAAGAGTGCACTCTAAGAATCCTGTGCTCAAGTCATCAACAGCTCGAAATTTTCCTTCTTTAAACCGTCCACCTTTGACATGGTTTCAGCAAAGAACTTATTTTTACTAATCATTTGTGAGTTATTCACAAGAACAAAAAGAATAGTAAGTGAAAGAGTCCTATTGTAAGGACTAAAGAACTGCTTCTATATGGTTGAGTGTTCACTATTGTTAATCTCTTCAGAATGACAGGAAACAAAGCATAAACTATTTCGGATTACTATTTTTATTCCTGCATTCATTTTCCCTCAGCTAATTCTCAATACAAGTGAGGATAATTACATTCTTATCTTGAGCCTATACTTGCACTTGAAAATCTACAATGTTCTTTATCATCAACTAAGCAAGCCAAGAACTATATATATAACACAGTCAACACATTaaatcatatatatatttatgcacGGACAGTGTGAAGAATTTTAACACTATACGCCCAAATTAAGTAATGTGCACAAACTGTTCTACAAATATTCATACCTCTTCATACTTCTGGGTAAGAGCGAGTCGCTCATCTTCAGACATATCAGGCCTCAAAACCGCCATAGTTTCATATGGCCTCAAGCCAGGAGGGCACTGGGGCTCCTCTTTATCTTCAACAGCGGTAATGCCCGACCCGGGAGCAGTTGGCGGGTCGTCATCTCCCCCGAACCCACGTTCAAAGAAGGAACCCGAAAATTCTAAAGTCTGAGCCTTCACAATTAAACAAGAATGGTTCACATTTTTGGCATTGGAAGTTATGGGGAAAGTCGTGAATGGGTGAAAATGAGAAAGCGTTAAGAAGGGGTTGAACGAAGAGGGTGTGGAGGTCAAAGCTGGGGATAGTACCATTTTCTTGTGAATTGGTTCTGATGTTACTGCATATGGTGAAGGTGTGGACTGGGAGTCGATTACAAAGAGGAAGAGATTGGATAAGGGGGGAAGGCAGAGTTGATCCCATTCCCATGTGTTGGCAGAGAAAAATAGGATTATTTTAACCATTTAGCCACTTCTCTGGGTTTTATCTAAAATTTATAACAATTATTGCAAACCTAGTCACTATTGGCACATCGGCTTCTAgcatatttggccaagcttttccaAAGTCAAACGTAAATATAGTGCTCCTTTTTTCAAAGTCGAAGTGCTTCGGAAAAAAAATGCTTTTTGGGTAGAAGCAAAAGCATTTTTGGAGGAGCAGAATAAAAGTAACTTCTCCCCAAAAgcgattttttggaaaaaatacacttagaaacactttttaaaagtttggcaaaCACTAATTGATGCTCAAAAGTGCTTGTATGCACAGAAAAATAAAATTGCAATCACA contains:
- the LOC107768964 gene encoding small ribosomal subunit protein bS6c gives rise to the protein MVKIILFFSANTWEWDQLCLPPLSNLFLFVIDSQSTPSPYAVTSEPIHKKMVLSPALTSTPSSFNPFLTLSHFHPFTTFPITSNAKNVNHSCLIVKAQTLEFSGSFFERGFGGDDDPPTAPGSGITAVEDKEEPQCPPGLRPYETMAVLRPDMSEDERLALTQKYEELLVAGGGMYVEVFNRGVIPLAYSIRRKNKAGETNTYLDGIYLLFTYFTKPESMTALEATLNTDDDVIRSSSFKIRKRKY